A stretch of the Methanobrevibacter woesei genome encodes the following:
- a CDS encoding 50S ribosomal protein L11 methyltransferase translates to MKFQTTSYHFNLLKDEQRLAVFYEAILDYVKNQNKDNLIAFDVGCGSGVLSFFAQPFFKEIFSCEIDSKTFNCTKNNLNDFDNISLFNDDATAISFNKKADLIICEMLDTALIDEEQVPVLENVKKYLKDTGEIIPQGIFNLAQLVNMEREYFHYDDVGENINYKPLSNEILYSKINFLEDINPKFEGTLDFKIRNDGEINGVKITTVTKLNENIVCGPTPMLNPPLLIPLDNLNVKRNDLIRLNLKYIMGKGIETIKTEYVR, encoded by the coding sequence ATGAAATTTCAAACTACTTCTTATCATTTTAATTTATTAAAAGATGAGCAAAGATTGGCTGTTTTTTATGAAGCTATTTTAGATTATGTTAAAAATCAAAATAAAGATAATTTAATTGCTTTTGATGTGGGCTGTGGTAGTGGAGTTCTATCTTTTTTTGCTCAACCTTTTTTTAAAGAGATATTTTCTTGTGAAATTGATTCTAAAACATTTAATTGTACAAAAAACAATCTAAATGATTTTGATAATATTTCTCTTTTTAATGATGATGCAACAGCCATTTCTTTTAATAAAAAAGCAGATTTAATCATATGTGAAATGTTAGACACAGCTTTAATTGATGAGGAGCAGGTGCCTGTTTTAGAAAATGTTAAGAAATATCTAAAGGATACTGGTGAGATTATTCCTCAAGGGATTTTTAATCTTGCCCAGTTAGTTAATATGGAGAGAGAATATTTTCACTATGATGATGTTGGAGAGAATATTAATTATAAACCATTATCAAATGAAATATTATATTCTAAAATTAATTTCTTAGAAGATATTAATCCTAAATTTGAAGGTACTCTTGATTTCAAAATTAGAAATGATGGTGAAATTAACGGAGTTAAAATTACCACTGTTACTAAACTTAATGAGAATATTGTTTGTGGACCAACTCCTATGCTTAATCCACCATTATTAATTCCTTTAGATAACTTAAATGTTAAAAGAAATGATTTAATTAGATTAAATTTAAAATATATAA
- the nikR gene encoding nickel-responsive transcriptional regulator NikR, with the protein MMRISMSLPKKLLADFDDVLKERGYQSRSKGIRDALQDYIVRYQWMNEMEGERIGIITIIYDHHYTGVMENLAEIQHNFRNEINASMHIHMTEKYCMEIIVVNGDINEIRELTEKMMRLKGVEHVKLTSTANGEEFSKNNPDHDHHDHDHFH; encoded by the coding sequence ATGATGAGAATTAGTATGTCATTACCTAAAAAATTATTAGCTGATTTTGATGATGTTTTAAAAGAAAGAGGATACCAGTCCCGTTCTAAAGGAATTAGAGATGCTTTACAGGATTATATTGTAAGATATCAATGGATGAATGAAATGGAAGGGGAAAGAATTGGTATTATCACTATAATCTATGATCATCATTATACTGGAGTTATGGAGAATTTAGCTGAGATACAACATAATTTTAGAAATGAAATCAATGCAAGTATGCATATTCATATGACTGAAAAGTATTGTATGGAAATTATTGTTGTTAATGGAGATATTAATGAGATTAGGGAATTAACCGAAAAAATGATGAGACTTAAAGGTGTAGAACACGTAAAACTTACAAGTACTGCAAATGGTGAGGAATTCAGTAAAAATAATCCAGACCATGACCACCATGACCATGATCATTTCCATTAG
- a CDS encoding alpha/beta fold hydrolase: MTFININDNTLNFNIEGNGFPVVLIHGFSDDLNYWNFLSNELKKHFTVITLDLRGHGKTPLGDKPITIELLGDDVYKLLEKLYIDKCHVIGFSLGGNVALELALNHPKTVKTLTLISSYAQADENLKECFKGFNKELKKSFKNYFDEIIPYILPEDLCESNKEEFEKIIESKEKTCKLDDLREVLHAGKNFNRLNELSKINCRTLIIASEDDELTLCDLSKKMHEQIPNSQLELLDYVKHNVFIGENIPKLNKLILEFLRNK; encoded by the coding sequence ATGACTTTTATTAATATTAATGACAACACATTAAATTTTAATATTGAAGGTAATGGTTTTCCAGTAGTTTTAATTCATGGCTTTTCAGATGATTTAAATTACTGGAACTTTCTCTCAAATGAATTAAAAAAACATTTTACCGTAATAACACTTGATTTAAGAGGGCATGGAAAAACACCCCTTGGAGACAAACCTATTACAATTGAATTGCTTGGAGATGATGTTTACAAACTATTGGAAAAATTATACATAGACAAGTGCCATGTTATAGGATTTTCTCTTGGAGGCAATGTTGCTCTTGAATTAGCTTTAAACCATCCAAAAACTGTTAAAACACTTACTTTAATATCCAGCTATGCTCAAGCTGATGAAAATCTAAAAGAATGTTTTAAAGGATTCAATAAAGAATTAAAAAAATCTTTTAAGAATTACTTTGATGAGATAATACCATATATTTTACCTGAAGACTTATGTGAATCAAATAAAGAAGAATTTGAAAAGATTATTGAAAGTAAAGAAAAAACATGTAAATTAGATGATTTAAGAGAAGTTTTACATGCAGGTAAAAATTTCAATAGACTTAATGAATTGTCTAAAATTAATTGCAGAACCCTAATTATTGCATCTGAAGATGATGAGTTAACATTATGTGATTTATCTAAAAAAATGCATGAACAAATTCCAAATTCACAATTAGAACTTTTAGACTATGTTAAACATAATGTATTCATTGGAGAAAATATTCCTAAATTAAATAAGTTAATTCTTGAATTTTTAAGAAATAAGTAG
- a CDS encoding glutamate synthase-related protein — MPYRVVRNPDLCKKNFDRPGCCWYLCDDRDEKICGKCFSCYNNCPHGVYEIIQGDPYPLNQEKCVGCRICLEMCPSRAIEVNAIPEDAREAWGFPDIVEITRKSQSASYKIRSTGALRKIPDFDDLVVIPAQVSRPPLDKYREPCGTDVILGDRYAENPLKLKTPVMIGAMSFGALSKEAKMALAIGSSLAGTVTNTGEGGMLPEERELADKLIAQYASGRFGVSADYLNKGDAVEIKIGQGAKSGMGGHLLGEKVTAEVSRIRRIPEGSDALSPARHMDIVGPEDLSMKISQLREITDWKVPIIVKFASGKVASDVKIAAKGGADIIVVDGMQGGTGAGPDVIMEHSGVPSLAAIVEADEALKEVKLRDKVSLVAAGGIRSGADLAKALALGADAVYIATAALISIGCRVCQMCYTGTCRKGIATQDLSLRHRLDYKEMGKNVANYINAMTDEACMLVQQAGNTHINKLEKQSLRALTMEASILTGVPMAGNGK, encoded by the coding sequence ATGCCATATAGAGTTGTGAGAAATCCAGATTTATGTAAAAAAAATTTTGACAGGCCGGGCTGTTGTTGGTATCTATGTGATGATAGGGATGAAAAAATCTGTGGAAAATGTTTTTCATGTTATAATAACTGTCCTCATGGTGTTTATGAAATTATTCAAGGAGATCCATATCCATTAAACCAAGAAAAATGTGTTGGTTGTAGGATTTGTTTAGAAATGTGTCCTAGCAGAGCTATTGAAGTTAATGCTATTCCAGAAGATGCAAGAGAAGCATGGGGATTTCCAGACATTGTGGAAATTACAAGAAAATCACAAAGTGCATCCTATAAAATTAGAAGTACTGGTGCTTTAAGAAAAATTCCAGACTTTGATGATTTGGTTGTAATACCTGCACAAGTTTCAAGACCTCCTCTTGATAAATATAGGGAACCTTGTGGAACAGATGTTATTTTAGGGGACAGATATGCAGAAAACCCATTAAAACTAAAAACCCCTGTAATGATTGGGGCAATGTCTTTTGGTGCATTAAGTAAAGAAGCAAAAATGGCATTAGCTATTGGTTCATCACTTGCAGGAACTGTTACAAACACTGGGGAAGGAGGAATGCTTCCTGAAGAACGTGAACTAGCTGATAAACTTATTGCACAATATGCATCTGGAAGATTCGGAGTATCTGCCGATTACCTTAATAAAGGTGATGCAGTTGAAATTAAGATAGGGCAAGGTGCAAAATCAGGTATGGGTGGTCATTTACTTGGTGAAAAAGTAACTGCTGAGGTATCAAGAATTAGAAGAATTCCTGAAGGATCTGATGCATTATCTCCAGCTAGACACATGGATATTGTAGGTCCTGAGGATTTAAGTATGAAAATTTCACAATTAAGAGAAATCACCGACTGGAAAGTACCAATTATTGTTAAATTTGCTTCAGGTAAAGTAGCTAGTGATGTAAAGATTGCTGCTAAAGGTGGAGCAGATATTATTGTTGTTGATGGTATGCAGGGAGGTACTGGAGCAGGACCTGATGTAATTATGGAGCATTCTGGTGTTCCTTCATTAGCTGCAATTGTAGAAGCTGATGAAGCACTTAAAGAAGTTAAATTAAGAGACAAAGTTAGTTTAGTTGCAGCAGGAGGTATTCGTTCTGGTGCAGATTTAGCTAAGGCTCTTGCTCTTGGTGCTGATGCAGTTTACATTGCTACTGCAGCATTGATTTCTATTGGTTGTAGAGTTTGTCAAATGTGTTATACTGGTACATGCCGTAAAGGAATAGCTACTCAGGATTTATCCTTAAGACATAGACTTGATTATAAAGAAATGGGTAAAAATGTAGCTAATTATATTAATGCAATGACTGATGAGGCATGTATGCTTGTTCAACAAGCTGGTAACACACATATTAATAAACTTGAAAAACAAAGTTTAAGAGCATTAACAATGGAAGCATCAATTTTAACTGGTGTTCCAATGGCAGGAAATGGTAAATAA
- a CDS encoding GltB/FmdC/FwdC-like GXGXG domain-containing protein produces MKIKELDAASLTPRELNSQIKQYASSYDKIIIRNPNAMHYLVAGVVDETEIELDGSVGYFAGTMCDGTKIKINGNAGWFVGDNLTDGEVIVEGSAGDGAGQGIYGGTVVVRKSVGSRTGEIMKNGTIIIGGNSGFMTGIFMMGGRIIILGDVGEDLAESIIRGEIYVKGEISSLGYNAKIGEITAEDKKELKDTLSSYDFDLDESEYDDFKKVVPESKRPFYGH; encoded by the coding sequence ATTAAAATTAAAGAGTTAGATGCAGCTTCCTTAACACCTCGTGAATTAAATTCACAAATTAAACAATATGCATCTAGCTATGATAAAATTATTATAAGAAATCCTAATGCAATGCATTATCTAGTTGCTGGAGTTGTTGATGAAACAGAAATAGAACTTGACGGATCTGTTGGATACTTTGCTGGAACCATGTGTGATGGAACTAAAATCAAAATCAATGGTAATGCAGGATGGTTCGTTGGAGATAACTTAACTGATGGTGAAGTTATTGTTGAAGGAAGTGCTGGAGACGGTGCAGGTCAGGGAATTTATGGAGGAACTGTTGTTGTTCGCAAATCTGTAGGTTCAAGAACTGGAGAAATCATGAAAAATGGAACTATCATCATTGGAGGCAATTCCGGATTTATGACTGGTATCTTTATGATGGGTGGTAGAATCATCATTTTAGGTGATGTAGGTGAAGATTTAGCTGAATCCATTATTCGTGGAGAAATTTATGTAAAAGGTGAAATTAGTAGCTTAGGATACAATGCTAAAATCGGTGAAATCACTGCTGAAGATAAAAAAGAACTTAAAGATACATTATCCAGCTATGACTTTGATTTAGATGAAAGTGAATATGATGATTTTAAAAAAGTAGTTCCTGAAAGTAAAAGGCCGTTTTATGGTCACTAA
- a CDS encoding class II glutamine amidotransferase domain-containing protein gives MCGIAGIVYKDKNLHNAGYDMTNMLHQLQHRGPDSAGYAIYGGTGLKENEYILKIQVKEQNRLLETVQDAINMVTPIKKDEIIPSVGDSFIYKCKIELDEFSSLKPLISQVDTIDDVIVLNGSQDFEMVKDVGSVLEIADRYNVRDIKGTHAIGHTRFSTESGVDRYHAHPFQTYIVKDVSVVHNGQITNYWKVRDPLERKGHIFETFNDTECLVHYIADKLDSGYSLEEALEQSVEDMDGPFSYIIATPKGIGIAKDKLGLRPGVMAETDDIFAIASEEVSLREVVDTHNIEQISPGEVMVYEI, from the coding sequence TTGTGTGGTATAGCAGGAATTGTATATAAAGACAAAAATCTGCATAATGCTGGATATGATATGACAAATATGTTGCATCAACTTCAACATAGAGGTCCTGACTCAGCAGGTTATGCAATTTATGGTGGAACTGGGCTTAAAGAAAATGAATACATCTTAAAAATTCAAGTTAAAGAACAAAATAGGTTACTTGAAACAGTTCAAGATGCAATCAACATGGTAACTCCTATAAAAAAAGATGAGATCATTCCATCTGTAGGTGATTCCTTTATTTACAAATGTAAAATAGAATTAGATGAATTTTCATCTCTTAAGCCTCTTATTTCTCAAGTAGATACAATTGATGATGTAATTGTTCTTAATGGAAGTCAAGATTTTGAAATGGTTAAAGATGTAGGTTCTGTTTTAGAAATAGCTGATAGATATAATGTAAGAGATATAAAAGGAACTCATGCTATTGGCCATACAAGATTTTCAACAGAAAGTGGTGTAGATAGATATCATGCACATCCTTTCCAAACTTACATTGTTAAAGATGTTTCTGTAGTTCATAATGGTCAAATCACTAATTATTGGAAAGTAAGAGATCCATTGGAAAGAAAAGGACATATTTTTGAAACATTTAATGATACTGAATGTTTAGTTCATTATATTGCAGATAAATTAGACAGTGGTTATTCTTTAGAAGAGGCTTTAGAACAGTCTGTTGAAGATATGGATGGTCCATTTTCATATATTATAGCTACTCCAAAAGGTATTGGTATTGCAAAAGATAAATTAGGATTACGTCCTGGTGTAATGGCTGAAACTGATGATATTTTTGCTATTGCTTCTGAAGAAGTCTCATTAAGGGAAGTAGTTGATACACATAATATTGAGCAAATTTCTCCAGGGGAAGTAATGGTTTATGAGATTTAG
- the pdxT gene encoding pyridoxal 5'-phosphate synthase glutaminase subunit PdxT has product MIKIGILNVQGAVSEHYDITKTAVENMNIEAKVESVRYADEVAKCDGIIISGGESTVIGKIIQRRGIDTVIKENNIPVFGTCAGMVLLAKKTDFDQPLIGLMDIDVERNAFGRQKDSFESMLSFLDEDYLGVFIRAPAVKDYDKSKDNIQVLSELDGKVVAIKQDHNIAIAFHPELTDDTRIHEYFIQEILDCVV; this is encoded by the coding sequence ATGATAAAAATAGGTATATTAAATGTACAAGGTGCTGTTAGTGAACATTATGATATCACTAAAACTGCTGTTGAAAACATGAACATTGAAGCAAAAGTTGAATCTGTTAGATATGCAGATGAAGTGGCTAAATGTGATGGAATTATTATTTCCGGTGGCGAAAGCACTGTAATTGGTAAAATTATCCAAAGAAGAGGAATAGATACAGTTATTAAAGAAAATAATATTCCTGTATTTGGTACATGTGCAGGAATGGTATTGCTTGCTAAAAAAACCGATTTTGACCAACCATTAATAGGACTTATGGATATTGATGTTGAAAGAAATGCTTTTGGTAGACAAAAAGACTCATTTGAGAGTATGTTGTCTTTTTTAGATGAAGATTACTTAGGAGTTTTCATTAGAGCTCCTGCAGTTAAAGATTATGACAAATCAAAAGATAATATTCAAGTTTTATCAGAATTAGATGGAAAAGTTGTAGCTATTAAACAAGATCATAATATAGCTATCGCATTTCATCCAGAATTAACTGATGACACACGTATCCACGAATACTTTATACAGGAGATTTTAGATTGTGTGGTATAG
- a CDS encoding HEAT repeat domain-containing protein: MEKSINELVKDLGDKDDFVVEEAVGLLEMKAEESFDALVEALSNRNKNIRLNAAKILGFIGNSAAIEPLINTLRDHNKLVRREASTALARFGQDAVDPLINILDDDDWKVRGAAAWALGNLKDEKAIEPLEKLLDDESGFVKAGAKNAIQNIKNAN, encoded by the coding sequence ATGGAAAAAAGTATCAATGAGTTGGTTAAAGATTTAGGAGATAAAGATGATTTTGTAGTTGAAGAAGCAGTTGGATTATTAGAAATGAAAGCTGAAGAATCTTTTGATGCATTAGTTGAAGCTTTATCCAATAGGAACAAAAATATACGTTTAAATGCTGCTAAAATTTTAGGTTTTATTGGAAACAGTGCAGCTATTGAACCATTAATCAATACTTTAAGGGATCATAATAAATTAGTTAGAAGGGAAGCATCCACTGCTTTAGCTCGCTTTGGTCAAGATGCTGTTGATCCATTAATTAACATTTTAGATGATGATGACTGGAAAGTAAGAGGTGCGGCTGCTTGGGCTTTAGGTAATTTAAAAGATGAAAAAGCTATTGAACCTCTTGAAAAATTACTTGATGATGAAAGTGGTTTTGTAAAAGCAGGAGCTAAAAACGCAATACAAAATATTAAAAATGCAAATTAA
- the aksF gene encoding homoisocitrate dehydrogenase has product MYNINLISGDGIGREVMDAGEYLLDKIDLEFSFTYGHAGYHCFKKTGTTLPEETVKKAKKSDAILFGAITSTPGQPSPIINLRQKLDMYANLRPIKSYEGVNCLYDDIDILIVRENTEGLYSQVEYEEDDKVIAERRITKEASEKISKIAFEQCQKLNKNKVTCVHKSNVLKKTDGVFKDAFYKIGEQYPQIEKNDYYVDAAAMYLVTNPQRYDVIVSTNLFGDILSDEGAGLVGGLGLAPSGNIGDKYGLFEPVHGSAPDITGKNIANPASMILSIAMMLNYLDEEEYAKKINDATEAVLKEGKIVTPDLGGQATTMEMTKEITRKILEGDN; this is encoded by the coding sequence ATGTACAATATAAATTTAATAAGTGGAGACGGAATTGGAAGAGAAGTAATGGATGCAGGAGAATACCTCCTAGATAAAATTGATTTAGAATTCTCTTTTACTTATGGTCATGCAGGATATCACTGTTTTAAGAAAACTGGAACAACACTTCCTGAAGAAACTGTAAAAAAAGCAAAGAAATCTGATGCAATTTTGTTTGGAGCCATCACCAGTACTCCAGGACAACCAAGTCCAATAATAAACTTAAGACAAAAACTTGATATGTATGCAAACTTAAGACCAATAAAATCTTATGAAGGTGTAAACTGCCTTTATGATGATATCGATATTCTAATTGTACGTGAAAACACAGAAGGACTTTATTCACAAGTAGAATACGAAGAAGATGACAAAGTAATAGCTGAAAGAAGAATCACAAAAGAAGCTAGTGAGAAAATATCCAAAATAGCTTTTGAACAGTGCCAAAAACTAAATAAAAATAAGGTAACCTGTGTTCATAAAAGCAATGTATTAAAAAAGACTGACGGCGTTTTTAAAGATGCATTCTACAAAATAGGAGAACAATATCCTCAAATAGAAAAAAATGATTACTATGTAGATGCAGCAGCAATGTATCTTGTAACAAATCCTCAAAGATATGATGTTATTGTATCAACCAACCTATTTGGAGATATACTTTCCGATGAAGGAGCAGGACTTGTTGGAGGATTAGGGCTTGCACCTTCTGGAAATATTGGGGACAAATATGGATTATTCGAACCAGTTCATGGATCTGCTCCAGATATAACTGGTAAAAACATAGCAAATCCAGCATCTATGATTCTTTCAATAGCTATGATGTTAAATTACCTCGATGAGGAAGAATATGCCAAGAAGATAAATGATGCAACTGAAGCAGTATTAAAAGAAGGTAAAATAGTAACTCCTGATTTAGGTGGACAGGCTACAACAATGGAAATGACAAAAGAAATAACTAGGAAGATATTAGAAGGAGATAACTAA
- a CDS encoding class I adenylate-forming enzyme family protein — translation MLNITTFLDANSLRLDKNVLYAPDTGVKYNSCEILSIVSELGRILKNKGIEKGDRVLIYLNNSPEYLFSLFAIWRIGAVAIPTNRIYTASELDYMITDSDAKLIITDHEAEDIIEELDVDAYIPENIDEYKTSKILPPEPTDWDDLCQLQYTSGTTGKPKGSMLTHGNYFTAIHNECDVLTLKQDDVFLGIYPMAHVGLSWAIAALRSAALYIMMSQYNLKDYLKLCRENKVTVLTAMPPVIHSITTLENDVKEELGSVREIISGGGPLHRKIWKLFHKTYGIPIINAYGLSETIVIGTGTAIRPEDYRTADRYESVGHPVCFSQIKIVDEEDCTKELGKYENGEIALRGPAIAKGYWKKPQATKETFLEDGWFLTGDIGYLDEDNRLFITDRKKDMIVMSGWKIYPTEVEEILIKHPSVDEIAIFSIEDCHKGEIPVAAVIWKNSPDEEGLLNYAREKLSRYKVPRKIFTVDELPRVNGWKLLRRKLREQYS, via the coding sequence ATGCTTAATATAACTACCTTCCTAGATGCAAACTCACTTAGATTAGATAAAAATGTTCTTTATGCACCAGATACAGGGGTTAAATATAATTCCTGCGAAATTCTCTCAATTGTTTCAGAGCTTGGAAGAATTTTAAAAAACAAAGGAATCGAAAAAGGAGATAGAGTACTAATATACTTAAATAACTCTCCAGAATATCTTTTCTCATTATTTGCAATATGGAGGATAGGTGCAGTAGCTATTCCAACAAATCGTATATATACCGCTAGTGAACTAGATTACATGATTACAGACTCTGATGCTAAGTTAATTATAACAGACCATGAAGCAGAAGACATTATAGAAGAATTAGATGTGGATGCATATATTCCTGAAAATATCGATGAATATAAAACATCTAAAATCCTACCTCCAGAACCAACAGACTGGGATGATTTATGCCAGCTCCAATACACTTCTGGAACAACAGGAAAACCAAAAGGTTCAATGTTAACTCATGGAAACTACTTTACAGCTATTCATAATGAATGTGATGTTTTAACACTAAAACAAGATGATGTCTTTTTAGGAATTTATCCAATGGCTCATGTAGGCTTATCCTGGGCAATAGCTGCCCTAAGATCAGCTGCACTTTACATTATGATGAGCCAGTACAATCTTAAAGATTATCTTAAGTTATGTAGGGAAAACAAGGTTACAGTACTTACTGCAATGCCACCAGTTATACATTCAATAACAACTCTTGAAAATGATGTAAAAGAAGAGCTTGGAAGTGTTCGTGAAATTATAAGTGGTGGAGGACCATTACATAGAAAAATATGGAAATTATTCCACAAAACTTATGGGATTCCAATTATCAATGCTTATGGACTATCTGAAACAATAGTTATTGGAACTGGAACAGCAATCCGACCAGAAGACTACAGAACAGCAGATAGATATGAAAGTGTAGGTCATCCAGTTTGTTTTTCACAGATTAAAATCGTTGATGAAGAAGACTGCACCAAAGAGTTAGGAAAATATGAAAATGGAGAAATAGCTCTTAGAGGTCCCGCTATTGCAAAAGGTTATTGGAAAAAACCACAAGCAACAAAAGAAACATTCCTTGAAGATGGATGGTTTTTAACTGGAGATATTGGATACCTTGATGAAGATAACCGTTTATTCATTACAGACCGTAAAAAAGATATGATTGTAATGAGTGGATGGAAAATTTACCCAACAGAAGTTGAAGAAATATTGATCAAACATCCTTCAGTTGATGAAATAGCTATTTTCAGTATTGAAGACTGTCACAAAGGTGAAATACCAGTAGCTGCAGTGATATGGAAAAATTCTCCTGATGAAGAAGGTTTACTTAATTATGCAAGAGAAAAACTCTCTAGATATAAAGTTCCAAGAAAAATATTCACCGTTGATGAACTTCCAAGAGTGAATGGCTGGAAATTACTTAGAAGAAAATTAAGAGAACAATATAGTTAA